One genomic region from Salvia hispanica cultivar TCC Black 2014 chromosome 2, UniMelb_Shisp_WGS_1.0, whole genome shotgun sequence encodes:
- the LOC125205988 gene encoding protein MODIFIER OF SNC1 11-like isoform X2, whose product MATTAPPKLENPNTTTDLNVAPSPVEDASSTHQLPQLSTDETKGTPDAAPLNTSDVDGCAAATDIQKKMKRAERFGMPVTLSEEEKRNSRAERFGKAAAADGLDSSKQSEDLKRKARAERFGIPTSVLADEEAKKKARQARFGSTPVTDSAEEEKKKARALRFSQPQASPKANGEGNIEKTAISGKAGGGT is encoded by the exons ATGGCGACCACGGCACCACCTAAACTCGAAAACCCTAACACAACCACGGATCTCAATGTAGCGCCATCCCCCGTTGAAGACGCCTCATCCACTCACCAACTCCCACAACTTTCCACCGACGAAACCAAGGGAACTCCCGATGCGGCGCCTCTCAACACCAGCGACGTAGATGGATGCGCTGCGGCCACCGATATCCAGAAGAAGATGAAGCGTGCGGAGCGGTTCGGGATGCCGGTAACTCTCTCTGAAGAGGAGAAGCGCAATTCTCGTGCCGAGAG GTTTGGTAAAGCTGCTGCTGCCGATGGATTGGATTCATCAAAGCAATCAGAAGATCTAAAAAGGAAAGCTAGAGCAGAGAG GTTTGGGATTCCGACATCTGTATTGGCCGATGAGGAAGCTAAGAAAAAAGCTAGACAAGCTAGGTTTGGATCAACTCCTGTTACTGATTCAGCagaggaagaaaaaaagaaagcaagAGCACTCAG ATTTTCTCAGCCTCAGGCTAGTCCAAAGGCAAATGGAGAAGGGAATATTGAG AAGACAGCAATATCTGGCAAGGCTGGTGGAGGAACCTGA
- the LOC125205988 gene encoding protein MODIFIER OF SNC1 11-like isoform X1 — protein sequence MATTAPPKLENPNTTTDLNVAPSPVEDASSTHQLPQLSTDETKGTPDAAPLNTSDVDGCAAATDIQKKMKRAERFGMPVTLSEEEKRNSRAERFGKAAAADGLDSSKQSEDLKRKARAERFGIPTSVLADEEAKKKARQARFGSTPVTDSAEEEKKKARALRFSQPQASPKANGEGNIEVKTAISGKAGGGT from the exons ATGGCGACCACGGCACCACCTAAACTCGAAAACCCTAACACAACCACGGATCTCAATGTAGCGCCATCCCCCGTTGAAGACGCCTCATCCACTCACCAACTCCCACAACTTTCCACCGACGAAACCAAGGGAACTCCCGATGCGGCGCCTCTCAACACCAGCGACGTAGATGGATGCGCTGCGGCCACCGATATCCAGAAGAAGATGAAGCGTGCGGAGCGGTTCGGGATGCCGGTAACTCTCTCTGAAGAGGAGAAGCGCAATTCTCGTGCCGAGAG GTTTGGTAAAGCTGCTGCTGCCGATGGATTGGATTCATCAAAGCAATCAGAAGATCTAAAAAGGAAAGCTAGAGCAGAGAG GTTTGGGATTCCGACATCTGTATTGGCCGATGAGGAAGCTAAGAAAAAAGCTAGACAAGCTAGGTTTGGATCAACTCCTGTTACTGATTCAGCagaggaagaaaaaaagaaagcaagAGCACTCAG ATTTTCTCAGCCTCAGGCTAGTCCAAAGGCAAATGGAGAAGGGAATATTGAGGTG AAGACAGCAATATCTGGCAAGGCTGGTGGAGGAACCTGA
- the LOC125208112 gene encoding protein SMAX1-LIKE 4-like, with protein sequence MATTSYQTYVKCQMKQPQLDALRPLWRARARAQPYEWSGGDSRVAFSENSSPVSERKVMLMKEEGGEDVLTCCQAIHQISFLDTEHLPSWLKPHANKEDLDQLRRKYNRQRQNLHHSHLVGRNSHH encoded by the exons ATGGCGACGACGAGTTATCAGACTTATGTCAAGTGCCAGATGAAGCAGCCGCAGCTGGACGCGCTCCGTCCCCTCTggcgggctcgggctcgggctcaACCTTACGAG TGGAGTGGGGGTGATTCGAGGGTTGCATTCTCGGAGAATTCGTCACCAGTTTCGGAGAGGAAAGTGATGTTAATGAAGGAGGAAGGTGGAGAGGATGTTCTGACGTGTTGTCAGGCAATTCATCAGATATCGTTTTTGGATACAGAGCATTTGCCTTCTTGGCTCAAGCCACATGCTAATAAG GAGGATTTGGATCAGTTGAGGAGGAAGTACAATAGGCAGCGCCAGAATCTGCATCACAGCCATCTTGTGGGAAGGAATAGCCATCACTAG